The Ctenopharyngodon idella isolate HZGC_01 chromosome 19, HZGC01, whole genome shotgun sequence genomic sequence CAAGCGATTACCAGTGATGTTAGATTATGCCAACTTCCTGCCAACTTCCTGCCAACTGCACCAAAAATGTTAAATTCAATCTCCACACCAGAAATACTAGATCCAGTCTTTTTACCAGATCCTGTCAAAAGATATCCATTTTTTTCTGATACCCAAAAATAGTTAACAAAAGCCTAAAGGGGTTGATGGAGGAAACCGTGAAAAAGCAGGAGACaaagtgatgatgatgatttaaaaaaaaaaaaaaattaacaatgtTATACTGAATATTCTTAGTGGCGTATGTTTCAATGCTCAGACTTTGTCTGAACTTCATCCCTACTTAGTCTAGATTTCGTCTATTCAGCAACAATCCAACAAGTGTTATTATACCAAAGCCAAATCTGTGGAAATTTCCTGTTTCACAACATTATCCTGTGGAGCTAAAAACCTTGAAATGGAAACATACTCTTATCTATAACTTGTAGAGACAAATAACCTTTAAAACCACACAATCATAAGATTAAACAACATTACTAAGCACTAAAAGAGccaggaaaataaataaaacattaagtaATATAAAAAACGATTCATTGATAAtgattataaatgaataaaaaaacaaaaaaaacaaagacagatGCATGGTCACTGATTTGAAGCTACACACACAGGTTACTATTAAGAATCCATAGACCCTTCAGTAATGAGGGAATACATTAATATTCACTGTCCCATTTTGTTGATTCATTacaatttcaacaaaaacaagTAGCATGTCTCATCTGTAGTTCGTTTTAAAATGTGGCTCAACtaacaacattttttgttttgcttgcaGAATTTCTGACATCATGGGGGTTCACGGGCTTACAAGTTTTGTGGAAGGAAATCGTCAATTCTTCACAGATATGAGACTGCGAGACTGCCGCCTTGTGGTTGATGGGTGTAGCTTGTATTTTCGTTTGTATTTCAACTCTGGATTGGATCAAGCACGGGGTGGAGACTACGACATGTTTGCTGTGTTGGTTCGACAATTTTTCGCAGCACTTTCAGAATGCGGCGTGCAGCCGTTCGTCGTGCTAGATGGTGGAATGGACCAGACGGACAAGAAGTTCAAGACGCTGCAGGAACGAATCCTTAGCAAGATCCGAGAGGCTCACGCTCTTTCCCGAGGATCTCACGGTTGCGTTCTCCCTCTGCTTGCACGTGAAGTTTTCAAACAGGTCCTTTCCGAGCTTGGCGTGCCCTTAGTGCAATGCATTTCAGAAGCTGATTTTGAGATAGCCTCTCTTGCCAAACACTGGGGATGTCCAGTTCTGACCAGCGACAGTGACTTCTACATCTTCGACCTGAAAGGTGGCTACCTACCGTTTTCATTCTTCGAATGGAATAACGTCAACGGAAAGGCCAAAGAACGCTACATCCCTGCCCGGCATTTCACCGTGAACCGCTTCTGCTCGCATTTCAACCACATGAACAAACAGCTCCTCCCTTTATTTGCTGTCGTCACCGGGAACGACTACACACCTGCCAAAATAACCGAGAATTTTTTTAGCCGTGTGGAGCTCGAAAGAGTACCATCTGGTCGGAAGACCGGACGTAGTTCCAGTCCTCGAATCGAGGGCTTTTTGCTCTGGCTGTCTCAGTTTACCAGCCCAGTAGATGCAATGGAGGAAGTACTAGGTGTTCTGGGCGGACAACAGAAAGGAAACTTGCGTACACAGCTCTCTGCAGGAATGCAGGACTACCAGCTTCCTCAGAACAGCAGTTTGGCTCAATACTTCTCAAGTCCCCAACCTGCACTTCCAGATGCCCAGGGGCTCCCAGCAGCACTGGTTTCTCAGCCCGAGTGGCTTTTAAGGATGATAGCGTCAGGTAAACTGTCCTCTTTTGTCTTGGATGTGCTTGTACTCCAGAAGGTTCTGCTGGTTGCGCAGGTGGAGAATAGTAACCTGCCTAGCAGTCATACAAGCTCATTGAGTATCCGAAAGACCATCTACAGCCTGCTGCTTGAAAAGGCAAGTCCGACGCCACAGGCAGGCACccagagaggaagaggaagtggAAGAGGAGACCGAAACAGACAGGGTAAAGGAGGACAACAGTGTGACACCCCATGCGTTAATGAGTATGACAGACATGAACTGAATCTCAAGAAAAACACAGTGGAGGCTGACCGACCCAACTCTGTTCCACTGCTGAATCTTTCAGCTATTGACAAGGTGAGAAACTGTTTATGCATGTAACTGTACTGTTTGTCTGCATATACGTTCCTCCAATTGTCCAATCTCCAATTTGGTTTTAATTTTAGGCATCTGCACAAGTGAAGCTGCAGGTGTTGTTGGGAACACTGGGTGTGATGGGCCACATTTTGGAGCCTTTACCCCCTCACCTTTGCCTTCCAGTGTGTGTGACGTATTTCTGGATGAATAACTGTAAACCAAAGCCCAGTCAACCTCTGCTTCAGGCCATATTGCTGGGAATGGTGTATGGGGAACTCAGCTGGAGAAGCGCCCATCCTAATGGTATCACTGATCCCTTTTTTACTCAACATCTGTCTCAGATGTGTGGTTGGAgacatagaaaaaaatattgacatcactgttaaaaaatacattgtCACGTGTCAGTTATATTGATGTGAGTTAACTTTACTTGCTTATCAACTTGATGACTTTAGTTTTAGAGCTTTAATCACCTTGAGCCATATTGTTTTGCTCTCTTTATCATGCAGACCCACTGTTTGGCAGCAAAATCTCTGCGTCTGTATGTCAGCGATTATCTCAGCTGAGGGTCAATCCAGGACAAAGGAGAAGCCTAGATCTGGGTGTGGCCCATTTGCTCAGCCAATGGCAGTCCTGCATGTGGGTGGCGATGTTCCTGAACCAGTTACTATGTTTCCCACTACCTGAACCTCAATGCGCCTGGTATGGTATggccataaaatgatcccagtGAAATATTTTGTAGTTCTCATCCTTGCTGTTTTGATAAAAATCTTCTTTATTCAGCAGATTTGCCATAAAAGAGTACAATATTGAGGGggaaaatacagttttaatcATATTTGTATGTTATATCTTGgacaaatcacacacacatatatatatatatatgtatgtatatatctggcaccaagacattagcagcaaatccttcaagtcctgtaggttgcAAGGTGGAGCCGTCGTGGATCAAACTTTTTGGTCTAGCGCATCctacagatgctcaattggattgagatctggggaatttggaggctaggggaacaccttgaactctcaaaccattcctgaaaaatgtggcagggtgcattatcctgctgaaagaggacacttccaccagggaacaccattgtcatgaagaGGTGTACCTGGTTTGCATCAGTGTTTAGGTAGGTGGCACGTGTCAAATTTACATGAATGGCTGGACCCACGGTTTCCCAGaagaacattgcccagagcatcacactccctccaccGGCTTGTCGTCGCCCCACAGTGTATCCTTTTACCATCACTTTCCCAGGAAAATGGTGCACACGTACACTGCCATCCACGTGacgtaaaagaaaacattactCATCAGAACAGGCAGACTTCTTCCCTTGTTCCATGGCCTAGTTTCAATGCTCACATGCCCATTGTAAGCACTTCCgatggtggacaggggtcatcataAGCACTCTGACTGGTCTGCTGCTACGCAGCCCCATACACAGCTatgcactgtgtgttgtgacatattcctcccataaccatcattaaaattttgtgtgacttgtgccacagtagaccttctgttggctcGGACCAGACTGGATAACCTTTGTTGCCCTCGTGCATCGATGAGCCTTGGGCACCCAACACACTGTCActggtttgtggtttgtccctctTCGGATCACTGTTGGTACTGACTGGGAGCAACCCACAAGCCTTGTCGTTTCTgagatactctgacccagtcgtcttgCCATAACAATTTTGCCCTTGTCAAAGTCGCTAAAatctttattcctgcccatttctcctgcatccaacacaTTGATTACAAGTACTGATCGTTTGCTAATCTACCTAgaccttaatatgtggccttgttaggagatgatcaacGATATTCTcttcacctgtgactggtcatgatgttttggctcatcagtgtacattacattttttaaaacaaatgtatcCGTTGTAAGGTtgataaatgttgtaaaaaatatattcctcactgttagtttatgttagttaatgcattaaagggttagttcacccaaaaatgaaaattctgtcattaattactcactctcatgccgttccacacccgtaagaccttcgttttctttggaacacaaattaagatatttttgatcaaatctgatggctcagtgaggcctgcattgccagcaagatcatttcctttttcagtgcccagaaagctactaaaaacatatttaaaacagttcatgtgactacagtggtacaaccttaatattataaagtgacgagaatactttttgtgcaccaaaaaaaacaaaatagcgactttattcaacaatatctagtaatgggcgatttcaaaacactgcttcatgaagcttcgaagctttacgaatcttttgtttcgaatcagtggttcagagcgtgtgtcaaactgccaaagtcacgtgaagtattgaaatttcgaaacacttatgacgtgatgaagcctcgtttactgattttggcgctctgaaccactgattcaaaacaaaagattcgtaaagcttcaaagcttcatgaagcagtgttttgaaactgcccatcactagatattgttgaatcaagtcattattttgttttggtttttttggcgcacaaaaagtattctcgtcgctttataatattaaggttaaaccacttgagtcacatga encodes the following:
- the aste1b gene encoding protein asteroid homolog 1 — translated: MGVHGLTSFVEGNRQFFTDMRLRDCRLVVDGCSLYFRLYFNSGLDQARGGDYDMFAVLVRQFFAALSECGVQPFVVLDGGMDQTDKKFKTLQERILSKIREAHALSRGSHGCVLPLLAREVFKQVLSELGVPLVQCISEADFEIASLAKHWGCPVLTSDSDFYIFDLKGGYLPFSFFEWNNVNGKAKERYIPARHFTVNRFCSHFNHMNKQLLPLFAVVTGNDYTPAKITENFFSRVELERVPSGRKTGRSSSPRIEGFLLWLSQFTSPVDAMEEVLGVLGGQQKGNLRTQLSAGMQDYQLPQNSSLAQYFSSPQPALPDAQGLPAALVSQPEWLLRMIASGKLSSFVLDVLVLQKVLLVAQVENSNLPSSHTSSLSIRKTIYSLLLEKASPTPQAGTQRGRGSGRGDRNRQGKGGQQCDTPCVNEYDRHELNLKKNTVEADRPNSVPLLNLSAIDKASAQVKLQVLLGTLGVMGHILEPLPPHLCLPVCVTYFWMNNCKPKPSQPLLQAILLGMVYGELSWRSAHPNDPLFGSKISASVCQRLSQLRVNPGQRRSLDLGVAHLLSQWQSCMWVAMFLNQLLCFPLPEPQCAWIFSGTLLHGLEAAIRGGHQCESLLAGDSVAWQLYSILLEAVGGPAVSAAADKARGGGQRQAQQRGRGNGGRGRGNEGRGRSNGGGRRGNRSRGMTYSESDLYNRFAQLNFDDYQQWWS